One Hevea brasiliensis isolate MT/VB/25A 57/8 chromosome 6, ASM3005281v1, whole genome shotgun sequence genomic window, aagaagagagtgaatttgtttttcatttcaattaattttttgtcCCTTTGCAACAACATTTTGTTAGTactatgtcctagagcatatcatttagtatgtatcttgtacatgtttttattaataaaggcatttccacttttctgtttacataatatatttatgtgtaatagaaaaggtccattgatattttattagaaatattattcttaagttgttaagaatatgagtgacagtatctctagcacaaagtatcataaataggttcacaatcgaggatacttcataataaggacatgacttatccagaaagattgtattcatgtttgtttccaagttatttatatgagatataaataagatggaatggtgagtctcatgccatatgacaaacatgataggcacttataaatgataagtaggccaaactagtgacacttatgacaagcacatggagtttactcttgtcaatgttttgtcataaatcgtatcagtgcatataatctttagacctaagatagcacagttatcttgtatataggtagtttgagtttgatactgctttcatacttgtactgtgcatgggtatatgggaatgtgttggctcctactagttatatatggaggtaggtgttgatcaagatggaatctgttcctctaagtaaatagagataaaatcctatgttcatttaattattcttgatgtttcaagttcctggccaggacagatagatttaatcagaaaagagtttctgatgagaaaatctttttaatcaagaactggaattaaaagagaacataatattcatagcaaatggattttgacataaaccatgactccagcttgagttgggattttgtaatagagagattctagtgcatggtaacatatgaatataagttcatttaaggtaaaccttattactaattgggtggccatggcatgctaggctaggtgttaaccatggtctatgaggtgtataaaatgatttagagaaatcatttatggtaagaaagagttatgatgatattaagagttgatatcatgtctcattgccaattagtgataagcctagtaagtcacacacaaacacaagtaatcacctaattaaatatgatttaattaattaattaattaaagagtttaattgattaattaaataggtttggtttgcaattagattgcaaagcccctagcatggcttgaaaccaaatctagattattggatatatagtataagttaaatttatatttaaagtgtttaaatatgaatttaattaatgagaaattaattaataaagattaattaatcgatttatatttgatataaattgattagaagaagagaaataattattttgggttgagaactcaaaattaagacacaggggcattttggtcatttcacagagtgacatgtggcaccatgtgatggtgacacatggcactatacataaacttgccaaatgtttttttaatcatgtaagatgattaaaattaagattaaatataggtttgacacttggcacaatgtgattgggtcaattaaacctagaactaatcagacggtgacatgtggcaagggtttaatgtattgacctagctatataattgttgttatgaaaagaaaacaaaacaaccagtagcctctttctttggtgccgccacccaagaaggtttctctcttcttcatcttcttctctcatctttccaagagattaacaaacaatctcttgaattaaaaatactagaaattagttctagtgtcatgtttacatctttaatctcttaaaaggcagaacttgattttctaaataataaaaaaagctttagaagctgttcaagggctgccacaagtgttcttggtgtagacaagttagagggacaacatctggtgtcctgaagacgcatgtcaaaggtgcaaatacactgctgtgcatcaagaggttagtgtgtttgttcttgatttaatctagggttctaaaattaatttgattatttttaaaatcttaaatggtaaatacagatccaaaaacatatcaaaagagttttaatatgttgtttatcattaaaatcaaatagataaaaataaatcttgcatgatgcatgtgaccctaggtaaaaatttttgaatttaatggtataaacttgtgtttttcacgctttcgctccttcatatTTATctccaaaatttaataatttaaaattataattttaattgtatcGTTCCTATGTCATGATAATGTCATAAATCCACTTTAaacttgaatttatttctttcattttcttttcccattattctctatatttttaattacttttttattattttaatctcatacattttaatggatatttaggtcaaaagttacttctaagggtgaattgagcaaaatgcccctcattggtAATAATTCATCTTTCTACTAATGCCCGATGAATCCTTAAGTTCTGACTCCcttatttgagcttgttctcttttcttttctatggttttctagTTCTCAATAGTTTTGCAATTATCCCTTGACCTAGGATGTCAtggggtcccacacgaatttagggtagcaactaagctcgcagtcacttcccgagtCAGTTACCCATCGCCGGGACCTTCGGCTCATTTAAACAATTTGTGCTTTATTACTCATATTTTAAtccaacctcatttgatctttatcaattgtatttatgactcttctctttaatttaattatggttctcGACATTCGAGCTGTCCGAACAAACCTTAGTCACcgtaacaatagaatgtacggaactgTCCAATGTGTGGATGTTACAAGGGCCATGGATGTATGGTCTTATTACATACATGGAAGAATAAACAAAAGTAGCATATGAGAAAAATAGAGTTGGTTCAATttattattcaaataaaaatcaattttgaatttgatttctctaaattttgacatattatatatatatatatatatatatatatatcttgatCTGGGTGTATtcatcacttttttttttatccatACTTGTATATTCATCACTTTTTTGTGTATTTAGCCTCACACCTCATATTCATATTCGTCTAATTAGGCACCCTTTAATGacttgaaaaggaaaaaaaaagtgaaTTAATTACCGATGGCACCTGGTTAACAAATATACAGCAATACAAGGTGAATTGTTCCACACATTAGAATGCAACCTAAGAATCCCTCTTGCATGCTGTTTTAAATAGGTGGCACAATCTGCTTGAATCACCATGCATAGCTTTGATACAGCACCAACCCTCAACATCTCTAGAAGAACTTGACTTGTGGCAGAAAACTTGGAGATCAACCCAAGTATGTGCACTGCTCGATCGTCTGTTGCAGGTGAAACCCTAAGGATTCTCTTTGATATCATTGCAATGCTTCCTGCATGTTTCAGAAATTGTTCTCTTCCGTCTGCGCAAGAACATAATTGTGCCAAGAGATTGAAAATGAGTTCTGTGATGTTCTTCTCaggtttttcaagctcaagttCAATGAGCTCAAATACTGCTTTTGCTTCAATAATTTTTGTTCTGTTCCTACCCCATGGACACACTTCTATCAGCACAAGCAAGGCTGATTTTACAGCTTGTCGAGAGATGTTCTCTCTAAGCACTCTTATGATTCCTCTGAAGAAATCGGTGTTTAAACTCTCAAGCAGGCTTGTAGTAGCAGATTCTATTGTTTTTTTCAAAACTAGCATTGAGTGGCTCTTGACAACTACACGATTACGATCTATATcacaccctaaaacccataacaaCGAATCCATAAAATCTTGGTTATCTTTGACTGGAAACTTGATATCTTGAGATGAATTCCAGATAAGATAGAGGGTTTTCAATGCTTCTTCGAGACCAGTTGTTTTTCTTTGTCTGAAACATTTTAAGACAAGAGAAACCAAAGCTTTAGCCAAACCCACTTCCACCATAGACGTTCTGTTCCTTTCATCCTCGATAGCTAGAGCTTCCATGTTCTTCAATGCTTGTGTACATAAAACAGGAACATCAAGATCCTTAATAAGCTTGAGGATAAAACTCTTACTGAGAGGAGATTTGGGAGTAGGAATTGGATCAACACCATTCTTGGAATTTGAAATGCACCATGCTTGAATTAATCTTCTTAACATGTGATTTGGGGTCAAATCAGAGTCCCGTGGCAAAGGCTGCTTCGTCACAGGGCAAGTAGGGCAGTCCTTATTGCGTCCTGCAGCTGTAGTCTTCAGCCATTGTTCGATACTTTCTCTGTCATAGGTGATGCCTGTTATGGTCGTAACAGGATCTTTCATGATTTGGAGCGATATGGGACAGAGATAATACTGTGGAATTTCTATATTATCCATTCAAATCTCTGAAAATTTAACGGGAAAGAAAAAAAGGAGATAGAGATCTCCTGATCAGAGAATGGGGCAGAGGAATAAAGAAGATTTTCTTATAAGTAGATGTTTGGCTGTGCCGGTAAGAGATAGTGGCTTATGTTATGCGTATTTAATGTAGGCAAGGTTTGAATTTATATATATTGACAATTCTagataaaaaatgaaattttattttattttttttaaatattattaaaatttcgctatttatatgaaaataactttaataattattaaactacgtttttatatttttattaatatatttattatacattaattaattataaatgaattttaatataaatattttttttataaaaaaattataaataaactgATTATACATCAGATAAAAAGTATTATAACCTTTACACCTACACACATTTAAAATCATTTCATCATATATATGTTgggattaaaatttaaaatatttttataaattagatTAATTAAATTTAGATATACCATCACAAGAGCCAATGCATCTCGCTGACTATGTCAATCAACCCTTAGAGGCAAATTTTGATTAATTGAATGTTAAAATCCTTTTCACATGAAATGGAGTTTATATTAAATGTATCCAATTAAAAATGTTCATTTTTGTTGGTTTTACCAGTCAGAGTTTCTCGTGGTGGTCAACCCATGTAAATCACATTTgcaagaaattttattttattcttccaGCAAACAGCCAAGTGGCAGGCATTCAGTGGCTGTGACAACCGTGATTCCACCACCAAAAGTGCAGCTCACCGTCACAGATGTGGATGGGATGTGTTGGAATGAATGTTCGTTTAGAATTCAAACGGAGAATGAGGCAAATTTTGTAGGCGCGCCGTATTTAAGATCGGGTGTATTCAAGTCAACGAATGAATTTAatcattattaaattaaattttatatttagttttatgtctttattaaatatttatactaaaatttatataaaattaattaaaatttatataataaagacataaaattaaatataaatatttaatttaataattattaaattcatttatataaactcaaattttttataattatacttTTTAAGATTTACAATATATTTCATTGTgtcattattaattaattcactaaattaTAAATCTTTATGTAAACTTGTCTGTGCTAAGTTTATGGTTGTGAGCTTGTAAATGAGTCAGATGAACTTGATTTCTAGTGATACGTATTCAGAGTTATTTTGAGCTTTACTTTAATTTAAGTTATCGATCAAATtagatataatataaaaaatttagagcaatttttaaattatttcaaatatataattcatataaaattatatataataataatcatTTGTAAGgttattaataaaatttcatgTGACGCCcttcacctgtctacagtgtaaccaAGTAAGGCGTGTCACATTTGGTGCCGGaataccctatcttatcttgttatgtccattgttaattttaaacttcataaaAAACAtgtagtaaaatttttttttatcacaaattgaTTCTTTGGAAACCCGGACAGAACCTTTTTTGTTTTATTAGCATATGGCGGATTCCAATATTTATCTGTCAATATAATcatattccattcatatttttccATGTCATGTTATTTCATCAAACATTCATGTAATTTACTCATAATCATTCATATAATAGTTTATACACAATAACttataatttcatttacaatctcaaaatatAATAACATGATGTTTATGTACAATAAACCAAAATATAAAATCTAATACATGGGCCTTACCAATAAAAAATAAACtgctgaggtgactagcagacactAGCAAATATAGTCAATCTCGGTCAGGGCACTACTGCTGTGGCTACTACTGCGGCTGTATCTAGTCTCCAGTACCTAAGCGATGGAAAATCAACGTGCTAAGCGAATTACAtagtggtgcataactttaaagaaaagtatctgaataagtaaaaataataattttaggtaaatttcataaattctaagtctttaccGATTTATTTAACTTTGagatcaatttatttatcaggatTTTATCTGTGTATGTATTTTATTTCAgtctttttaaaatcatatcagtgcccatGAAACCTATAATAGATTATAaaggctggatacacgggagtatactgattagacatccatatgtctgCTCTGTATATAACtgtcatgtcataccttacctctctgtaaggcataacatgatcccacataatacttaatgaactaccgaacttcatctatcgataacttattaagtaccctacaaggaattttaaaataattttcttactttcataagtggTGATCATTTTCtattaggtattaaaacatttaattagagtttgaaaattagttaaactttttgttccattttatttttcctcaaattctataaaaattttgatagagtgccatctgtattttgagaaaacagttcttcaaatacctgtaaaaggcacttccaatgacttatctcatcaacttcatcaatttcataaccatcccaaccaatttcaacacaatttctcaatttccaaaatccaacaatcatcaaaatactaccaattaatttcattcaaattaaaataaaatatttctattcatatttcattaaagataaaataatttatatacatcattcaaAAAatatacattaggaaaaatccaaaccaaaatttattacaagctttatacaactttatacaactgctcataaccaattttacatgtccatacagttacatacatttacatatatcaaaatagtttttacattcagggtataaaatatacccgatagacttcaaggcaggtagctcctcaatcctcagcagcttactctgctactcctctactctctatatttgcgacagcaataatagccatccctgagtactaggactcagtggtgcacaacatactaaaataacctctaagcaaaatttaaatcatacttcttCAAAGATtaaactgaaaatgaaatataaattcaaaacatgatttacaagattttaatccaaacaatttcatttcaaaagtctcaaaacaaatttcataaaaacacatagttatatcatgccattcgaaacaaatatcatctcagtagccgatgctaaggagaagtcacaacataaggctagctagctcaaatatatgggaacccattctttttcttcttctactggcacatacctcaacacttcagccagagaaggaatcaaaatttaaaactgatttcccccactagtcatgctagtgaggtattcaaaaatatggtcatgacactgtagtttcaaaactatcttaacaatttactaaacatttatttccattcaaatacaaacaattaatctttcaataatttaaatcagaAACATAGTAAAcattttaatttattcaaaacaatgtgcaaaagaaaatttacagaaattctatgtcgtgcacaaaccttatatgagttgcctcttggccttgactcgatccctcgggttcttttccggtattcttttccattgaaacacacaattttacagtgtttcagtatcataacttatcataattccaaaaataatttcaaatttacttttacctagctttaatacgctaaacttagcgttctttaaaatttgtatttcggggttactattcacgatactattcaagtcaatttgttaactttctaaagcttaataggtatgggaattccaactatactcacataccacattttggtcactaaatttgttggttttggttgtttactcaaattttaagtcttttaggcaaatttgtaaattttcagttttggtgtcctatgttacactgttccattggtcatgttgctattagaatttggctaagttttcttcatagaatttgttccttattgtcttaaatttattctcctttttgaatcactctaattggagttttgtagctcaagttatagccatttgaatcatggctgccggattggcctaacccagatttctgggcatcaaaactggttctggcaattttaagtcaccaattttgggtggctaaatgacttagttaagggcataatttgggtttgtgttccgcatgaaagttttaggtctatatctcagctttccactggtaaaatttcaggtcatttagacctgcatagcccaagttatggccactgttcatttagtcattcttgtataggtcagattgcctaatccggatttggtcaatttgttcactaagttttagtatctttttgggcatgattcctgaatgaaaaatgtgttattttgtgtctagtttcattcccaattggcctcacaccaatttggttggtaaatttttagttttgatccctaaaagggaccttggtcctactgcctgcagcatgaccctaatcatgctcaattggtcacaaatgaccaattttcagctcaaacaaggtcaaacacaccatttgaccaattctccaatttttgtcttccaaaaccctaggtccaaaccctaattacacaattttaaaattttatgcaatttaagtCATTATTCAACACCTACCCAGATATTTCAACTCAGTTAtgctttttaattcatcaaaaccatgAAATCTCTACTCCCTTAAGGTTGGCTGAAATTCACAattggtcctccaaagatgttttcttttgatttttaagttgagttctaggttagtTAAGCTAAACGCACAAACAATAAACTGAATTTTtcaacttaaattactaacctcaacttggatgttaaatcttcaattttcttcttcttttcttctttcttttcttgctcaagcttcttctcaagtgaagtcaacaagtttttatggatttaTTTTGGAAAAGTTAGGGTTAAGTGGGGAAAactcaagctttaccaagctttaatggtggttttagtAATGGAGGAGAGTGAAATGGTGAGGCTGCCAAACTTGTGGGAGAGAAGAGttgatttttttgttttaattttatgtattataggtcttattttgtatatttgaattggtcaaaaattgtgggaaattaaaaattaattttgacatcataatcgatgtcatcaacatgatgtaagaaaactttttcttttctcttttttttttttcatttatttttctttagttctttaatttaattcccaattctaaatttttttttctccaattttatttgacagtcagatcaagagtcagctctcggggtcaattgaccaaattgcccctcgctagttcgatccggtttgtaaataattcaatatttcttctggatccctgatctaattatttgactggcttaacaattctttttgtgattttctcttttccactgtgttcgcaatagtcctaaggactgccgtgtcatattttacggttcaaaatttgagtttaaatcgacttcacaatcctttccgagaaggtcacccatcgttgtgactctcggctcgtttaacttcttatgttatgtttttcttatttatacttaactaattgacaattgttaattatttgtgttcagagcttatctagctatcttaagtgtggttctaatccccttaattgtccggaccgacaccggtcattggaatagtgaaatatgccaggctatacaaataggggtattataattctccccctcttaaaataaatttcgtttcgAAATTTTATCTAGttttagtctctaaacagctgtgggtgctgtctcctcatgtcctcctctcgttcccaagtagcttcttggccagaatgatggttccacaacactttcactaacggtatctgattgtttcgtagttgcttcacctcataatctagaatctctatgggttgttCCTCatgtgtgaggtctggattcacatcaattccttctactggtagtatatgagatgggtctgatcgatacctccttaacataaacacatggaagatattatgtatcttctccaactctggaggtaatgccaaacggTATACCAAAGGACCCACTTTCTCCAGAACCTCATTTGGCCCAATGAaataaggactcagtttcccctttctgctgaatctcataattttcttctaaggggaaacaaatgagcttcaatggaggaagatgaaagggaaaagagagagatgagagagagggaAGCTCacggaaagaagaagaaggaaataaaaaaaatgtcTTTCTAATTTGTTCAAGTtatctctttaaatgattatcctttaattttcaatttgtttaattattaggtttattgcatcatgcatgatgtcatgcatgacgtaataaactttatcaactttttccttttcccttttttttatttatttttctttagttctataatttaattcttgatcc contains:
- the LOC110664390 gene encoding E3 ubiquitin-protein ligase PUB24-like, with translation MDNIEIPQYYLCPISLQIMKDPVTTITGITYDRESIEQWLKTTAAGRNKDCPTCPVTKQPLPRDSDLTPNHMLRRLIQAWCISNSKNGVDPIPTPKSPLSKSFILKLIKDLDVPVLCTQALKNMEALAIEDERNRTSMVEVGLAKALVSLVLKCFRQRKTTGLEEALKTLYLIWNSSQDIKFPVKDNQDFMDSLLWVLGCDIDRNRVVVKSHSMLVLKKTIESATTSLLESLNTDFFRGIIRVLRENISRQAVKSALLVLIEVCPWGRNRTKIIEAKAVFELIELELEKPEKNITELIFNLLAQLCSCADGREQFLKHAGSIAMISKRILRVSPATDDRAVHILGLISKFSATSQVLLEMLRVGAVSKLCMVIQADCATYLKQHARGILRLHSNVWNNSPCIAVYLLTRCHR